In Fusarium falciforme chromosome 10, complete sequence, a single genomic region encodes these proteins:
- a CDS encoding Fungal-trans domain-containing protein has translation MAIQMPAPTASLHDNASPIANDDPSSAGRLPGSGLNANDPASSGGLGADETSSLTGNDHLESAMTAVDNNNDLLNGLPWLINDIAPYNNLFWVTDYPDPLYPDLGYLPPTDLEPSRGAFLAPESTSYSYHDVPLQDSHASRTEGAGDPIRAQSSQRNQRPDQDSSAQLPVLTLEDKNVLHAQLFGYLRQTARSSFQKVADFYTEQNQCPGPFMDKLTFQTFLELYFEHFADHFPFLHTTLLEDDDISWVLLLAVAVVGAQFSALKNAPLFANILQDLLDKAVKMHCPEIPSSTDLTWAQIILLRDICMLFNGGKKLQVARQYEKNKLITLSRVLRTDKSELLLSNYVGLRTISRLLAIGFT, from the coding sequence ATGGCCATTCAAATGCCCGCTCCAACGGCCTCGCTGCACGACAATGCTTCTCCGATAGCCAATGATGACCCCTCCTCCGCGGGAAGATTACCTGGCTCCGGCCTAAACGCAAATGATCCGGCTAGCTCTGGTGGCCTTGGGGCCGACGAAACATCTTCTCTCACCGGTAACGATCATCTCGAGAGCGCCATGACAGCtgtcgacaacaacaacgatCTCCTCAATGGCCTCCCATGGTTGATAAACGATATTGCCCCGTACAACAACCTCTTCTGGGTGACAGACTATCCCGACCCTCTTTACCCGGACTTAGGTTACCTTCCTCCCACAGATCTAGAACCTAGTCGTGGCGCCTTTCTGGCGCCAGAGTCGACCTCATACTCATACCACGACGTGCCGCTGCAAGACTCACATGCCAGCAGAACGGAGGGCGCAGGAGATCCCATTCGTGCCCAATCCTCACAGCGCAACCAGCGGCCTGATCAGGATTCCAGCGCTCAACTCCCCGTCTTGACTTTGGAGGATAAAAATGTTCTTCATGCGCAACTCTTTGGCTATCTCCGCCAGACGGCCCGAAGTTCCTTCCAGAAGGTTGCCGATTTTTATACAGAACAGAATCAGTGCCCAGGTCCCTTTATGGATAAGCTCACTTTTCAAACTTTTCTTGAGCTATACTTTGAGCATTTCGCGGACCACTTTCCCTTCCTTCACACGACACTgctggaggatgacgacatATCATGGGTCCTTCTCTTAGCAGTGGCTGTCGTGGGTGCTCAGTTTTCAGCTCTCAAGAACGCACCTCTGTTTGCCAACATCCTCCAAGATCTGCTAGACAAGGCAGTGAAGATGCATTGTCCCGAGATCCCGTCGTCCACAGACTTGACGTGGGCACAAATCATACTGCTCCGGGATATCTGCATGCTATTCAATGGTGGCAAGAAGCTTCAGGTGGCGCGACAGTATGAGAAGAACAAGCTCATCACGCTTTCTCGTGTGTTGAGAACCGACAAATCAGAGCTGCTCCTCTCGA
- a CDS encoding Aldehyde dehydrogenase: MELTHLQASNGRAVSVPTGLFINGAFVPGQTGSTIDVRNPLNEELLAKLASAQKADVDIAVNAAAVALKGWRAVSAIQRGDLLDRLADLIEQNAEDFATIEAIDAGILYNDSLRGHVKHAANTLQYYARQAGQIAGDALEIPNGFAYTRREPCGICAAIIPWNAPLMITCWKLGPAIASGNVLIIKTPELAPLYGQKLAQLVVEAGFPPGVVNILCGLGQEAGQAIADHMLIRKVAFTGSDRTGRSILRAAANTNLKKVTLELGGKGPGLIFPDADLKNAAFWSSLGSSANNGQICAIMSRLYVHESVYDEFLSLFKEQSQAPVKHGDPTNLEVSKGPVASLGQYERIMSYIEKGREEGATVLFGGHSIASGNFVPHTAFVDVTEGMSIVKEEIFGPVVTISKFSSEEDAIKKANASEYGLAAYVFTSDMACAKRVSDSLEVGQVSVNCWSLINVNVPFGGVKQSGFGRDMGREALDDWTTVKSVQYWMPSGVRA, translated from the exons ATGGAGTTGACACATCTTCAGGCTTCCAACGGCAGGGCTGTCAGTG TTCCTACAGGATTGTTTATCAATGGTGCATTCGTTCCTGGCCAGACTGGTTCTACCATTGATGTGCGAAACCCGCTGAACGAGGAACTATTGGCTAAATTGGCATCTGCCCAAAAGGCAGACGTTGATATTGCAGTCAATGCCGCAGCAGTAGCCTTGAAAGGGTGGAGGGCGGTTTCAGCTATCCAGAGAGGTGACCTCCTTGATCGATTAGCAGACCTCATCGAGCAAAACGCTGAGGATTTTGCAACGATCGAGGCTATCGATGCTGGGATACTATACAACGACTCCCTACGCGGCCACGTCAAACATGCAGCCAACACACTTCAATACTATGCACGACAGGCTGGTCAGATTGCGGGCGACGCACTTGAAATCCCCAATGGCTTCGCGTACACCCGCCGCGAACCTTGTGGGATTTGCGCCGCGATTATCCCCTGGAATGCACCATT GATGATTACATGTTGGAAGCTCGGACCTGCTATTGCGAGCGGCAATGTCTTGATTATCAAGACGCCGGAATTGGCACCCCTATATGGGCAGAAGCTTGCTCAGCTGGTAGTTGAGGCCGGGTTTCCGCCTGGCGTGGTCAACATCCTCTGCGGATTGGGGCAGGAAGCAGGCCAAGCAATTGCTGATCATATGCTAATCAGGAAGGTTGCCTTCACAGGCAGCGATAGGACCGGGCGCAGCATTCTCCGTGCTGCTGCAAACACTAACCTCAAGAAAGTGACCCTTGAGTTGGGCGGCAAAGGCCCCGGCCTCATTTTCCCCGATGCAGATCTCAAAAATGCCGCTTTCTGGTCAAGTCTTGGCTCCAGTGCCAACAACGGGCAGATTTGTGCTATCATGTCTCGTCTCTACGTGCATGAGAGTGTATACGACGAGTTTCTTAGTCTTTTCAAAGAGCAGTCCCAAGCACCAGTGAAGCATGGTGACCCGACGAACCTGGAAGTTAGCAAAGGACCTGTTGCCAGCCTTGGCCAATATGAAAGAATTATGTCGTATATCGAGAAGGGTCGGGAGGAGGGCGCCACGGTTCTTTTCGGTGGCCACTCTATTGCGAGCGGTAACTTTGTGCCCCACACCGCGTTCGTGGATGTCACCGAGGGAATGAGCATCGTCAAAGAAGAAATCTTCGGACCTGTGGTG ACAATTTCCAAGTTCTCGAGCGAAGAAGACGCTATAAAAAAGGCGAACGCTTCGGAGTATGGACTTGCAGCTTACGTCTTCACATCAGATATGGCTTGCGCCAAAAGAGTATCTGACTCGCTTGAGGTGGGCCAGGTATCGGTAAATTGTTGGAGCCTGATTAATGTAAATGTGCCA